A genome region from Dehalogenimonas sp. THU2 includes the following:
- the leuD gene encoding 3-isopropylmalate dehydratase small subunit: protein MLKGRVHKYGANVDTDAIIPARHLNVSDPFDLARHCMEDIDLDFVKNVKPGDIIVATTNFGCGSSREHAPIAIKASGVSAVIAKSFARIFFRNAINIGLPLLESAEAVEATETGDELEIDLTAGTINNVTRGKVFLAKPYPDFMSEIIKSGGLIEYTRKRLAGKAA from the coding sequence ATGCTAAAAGGCCGAGTACACAAATACGGTGCCAATGTCGATACCGATGCCATCATCCCCGCGCGCCACCTCAATGTTTCCGACCCGTTCGATCTGGCCCGCCACTGCATGGAAGACATCGACCTGGATTTCGTCAAGAACGTGAAACCGGGAGATATCATCGTGGCCACCACCAATTTCGGTTGCGGTTCGTCCCGGGAGCATGCGCCCATCGCCATCAAAGCGTCCGGCGTCTCGGCGGTGATCGCCAAGAGCTTCGCCCGTATCTTTTTCCGCAACGCCATCAACATCGGCCTGCCGCTCCTTGAGAGCGCAGAAGCGGTGGAGGCCACGGAGACCGGGGATGAACTGGAGATTGATCTCACCGCCGGCACCATCAACAATGTGACCAGGGGCAAGGTGTTCCTGGCCAAACCCTATCCGGATTTCATGAGTGAGATCATCAAGTCCGGCGGACTGATCGAATATACCCGGAAAAGACTTGCAGGAAAGGCCGCTTAA
- a CDS encoding thymidylate synthase, which yields MRMSSITARDLSEAWFLCLREVLAHGYEYTIERGSYAGQKRRELDMITVHIQNPGNRPIIPDVPPGVPPPSTMGYLDHYLPYLMTAQRAEGEQYTYGQYLESQIAEVIRMYREDGFNTNQAFMTVGNPEAIYLTDPPCLRSVDTRVRYGKLHFVVYFRSWDLWAGFPSNLAALQLLKEYMACEIGVEDGEIIAVSKGMHLYDYAWDIAKTACGLE from the coding sequence ATGAGAATGTCCAGCATCACCGCTCGCGATCTTTCCGAAGCCTGGTTCCTCTGTCTGCGTGAAGTCCTGGCCCACGGCTATGAGTACACCATCGAGCGGGGCAGCTACGCCGGCCAGAAGCGCCGTGAACTGGACATGATCACGGTGCACATCCAAAACCCCGGCAACCGCCCCATCATTCCAGACGTCCCGCCGGGTGTGCCGCCGCCCTCCACCATGGGTTACCTGGATCATTACCTCCCTTACCTGATGACCGCCCAGCGGGCCGAGGGTGAACAATACACCTACGGCCAGTACCTGGAAAGCCAGATCGCCGAGGTCATCCGCATGTACCGGGAGGACGGTTTCAACACCAACCAGGCCTTCATGACCGTGGGTAACCCGGAAGCCATTTACCTCACCGACCCTCCGTGCCTCAGAAGCGTCGATACCCGTGTCAGGTATGGCAAACTCCATTTCGTGGTCTATTTCCGCTCCTGGGACCTCTGGGCGGGCTTCCCCTCCAACCTGGCGGCCCTGCAATTGCTTAAAGAATACATGGCCTGTGAGATCGGCGTGGAAGACGGTGAGATTATCGCCGTCAGCAAGGGCATGCATCTTTACGACTATGCCTGGGACATAGCTAAGACCGCCTGCGGTTTGGAATAG
- the ilvC gene encoding ketol-acid reductoisomerase, protein MAVIYYEKDCDPGLLKGKTIGIIGYGSQGHAHAQNLRDSGYKVIIGGVPGSPSCCRAGDEGFEVLSNADTAKKADLIMILAPDQTQAKIYREDIAPNLRPGMTLMFAHGFNIHFGQILPPDNIDVAMIAPKGPGHMVRQVYTEGAGVPALIAVYQDATGKAKDTALAYAAGIGAARAGVLETTFAEETETDLFGEQAVLCGGASALIKAGFETLVEAGYQPEVAYFECLHELKLIVDLIYQGGLKYMRYSVSDTAEYGDYSRGPRIITDETKDEMWHILNEIQDGTFAREWILENQAGKPHFNALRRIEATHPIETVGEELRGMMSWLKKPKK, encoded by the coding sequence ATGGCTGTCATCTATTACGAGAAGGATTGCGATCCCGGATTACTCAAAGGTAAGACCATCGGTATTATCGGTTACGGCAGCCAGGGGCACGCCCACGCCCAGAATCTCCGCGACAGCGGCTACAAAGTGATCATAGGCGGCGTTCCCGGTTCTCCCAGCTGCTGCCGCGCCGGCGACGAAGGTTTCGAGGTTCTGTCGAACGCCGATACCGCCAAAAAGGCCGACCTCATCATGATCCTGGCCCCGGACCAGACCCAGGCCAAGATCTACCGTGAAGACATCGCCCCCAACCTCAGGCCGGGCATGACATTGATGTTCGCTCACGGATTCAACATCCATTTCGGGCAGATCCTGCCCCCGGACAATATCGATGTCGCCATGATCGCCCCCAAGGGTCCGGGCCACATGGTGCGCCAGGTATATACGGAAGGAGCCGGCGTGCCGGCCCTGATCGCCGTGTATCAGGACGCTACCGGTAAGGCCAAGGATACCGCGCTGGCTTACGCCGCCGGCATCGGCGCCGCCCGCGCCGGCGTGCTGGAGACCACCTTCGCCGAGGAAACCGAGACCGACCTCTTCGGTGAGCAGGCCGTCCTGTGCGGCGGTGCTTCCGCCCTGATCAAAGCCGGTTTCGAGACCCTGGTTGAAGCCGGATACCAGCCGGAAGTGGCCTATTTTGAATGCCTGCATGAGCTCAAGCTTATCGTCGACCTGATCTACCAGGGCGGACTGAAGTATATGCGCTACTCCGTGAGCGACACCGCCGAGTACGGCGATTATTCCCGCGGGCCCCGCATCATCACCGATGAAACCAAGGATGAGATGTGGCACATCCTGAACGAGATCCAGGACGGCACCTTCGCCCGCGAATGGATACTGGAAAACCAGGCCGGCAAACCTCATTTCAACGCTCTGCGCCGCATCGAAGCGACTCACCCGATCGAAACCGTCGGTGAGGAACTGCGCGGTATGATGAGCTGGCTGAAAAAACCCAAGAAATAA
- the ilvN gene encoding acetolactate synthase small subunit → MAATKHTIVALVADRPGVLNRMASLFRRRGFNIDSIAVGHSETPHLSRMTIVAEGSNTQVEQIRKQVEKIIDVIRVQDISAQDIVTRELALIKVKAGAENRSEIMQIVDIFRAKIVDVSADSVMVEATGDEEKVDSLYNLLKPFGIKEMTRTGRIAMTRGEQSGRREDTAD, encoded by the coding sequence ATGGCCGCCACCAAACACACCATCGTAGCCCTGGTCGCCGACCGGCCGGGTGTCCTGAACCGTATGGCCAGCCTGTTCCGCAGGCGCGGTTTCAACATTGATTCCATCGCCGTCGGGCATTCGGAGACGCCGCACCTGTCGCGCATGACCATCGTGGCGGAAGGCTCCAATACCCAGGTGGAACAGATCAGGAAACAGGTGGAAAAGATTATCGATGTCATCCGGGTGCAGGACATCTCCGCCCAGGACATCGTCACCCGTGAACTGGCTCTAATCAAGGTCAAGGCCGGAGCGGAGAACCGTTCTGAGATCATGCAGATCGTGGACATCTTCCGGGCTAAGATCGTGGATGTCTCAGCTGACTCGGTAATGGTGGAAGCTACCGGGGATGAGGAAAAAGTTGATTCCCTGTATAATCTGCTGAAACCCTTCGGCATCAAGGAAATGACCCGCACCGGACGCATCGCCATGACCCGGGGAGAACAGAGCGGGCGCCGCGAAGACACGGCTGACTGA
- a CDS encoding 2-isopropylmalate synthase: protein MNKLIIFDTTLRDGEQAAGASLNIQEKLEIARTLEALGVDVIEAGFPMTSPGDFEAVKKVASEIKGCTVCGLARATPKDIDRAYDALKAAASPRIHVFISASEVHMVHQLKKSRAEVLQTARDMVARAKGYISDIEFSPMDASRSDPLFLYALLEAVIDAGATTLNIPDTVGYAMPGEFGGLIEGIFKNVPNIDKAVISVHCHDDLGLSVANSLEAVKRGARQVECTVNGIGERAGNAALEEIVMAIRTRPDYYDVTTSINTELIYPASRLVSQRTGFAVQANKSIVGANAFRHQSGIHQDGVIKMPKTYEIMDPHSVGVPASSLVLGKLSGRHAFKERLAELGYNLSEADFDRAFAAFKELADKKKEIADRDIESLVAEEQRTVVEAYHLDRVQVTCGDRGVPTAAVRLIDPDGKVLEDAALGTGPVDAVYKAINRLVGVPNRLTEFSITSITAGIDAIGEVLIRIESEGVSYSGRGADTDVIVSSAKAYMNALNRLLAVKMNGQEKAARSRPESGERT, encoded by the coding sequence ATGAATAAGCTGATAATCTTCGACACCACCCTGCGCGACGGCGAACAGGCGGCCGGTGCTTCACTCAACATCCAGGAAAAGCTGGAGATCGCCCGGACTTTGGAAGCGCTGGGCGTGGACGTCATCGAGGCCGGTTTTCCCATGACCTCCCCCGGTGACTTCGAGGCAGTCAAAAAGGTCGCCTCTGAGATCAAAGGCTGCACCGTCTGCGGTCTGGCGCGGGCCACCCCCAAAGACATCGACCGCGCTTACGATGCCCTGAAAGCAGCCGCCAGCCCCCGCATCCACGTCTTCATTTCGGCCTCGGAAGTTCACATGGTGCACCAGCTCAAAAAGAGCCGCGCCGAGGTACTGCAAACGGCCCGGGACATGGTGGCGCGAGCAAAAGGCTACATCTCCGACATCGAGTTTTCCCCCATGGACGCCAGCCGTTCCGACCCGCTGTTTTTGTATGCCCTGCTGGAAGCCGTTATTGACGCCGGAGCCACCACCCTCAACATCCCGGATACGGTCGGGTATGCCATGCCCGGCGAATTCGGCGGCCTCATCGAAGGCATTTTCAAGAACGTACCCAACATTGATAAAGCTGTAATCAGCGTTCATTGCCACGACGATCTGGGATTGTCCGTCGCCAACAGCCTGGAGGCGGTCAAGCGCGGGGCGCGTCAGGTGGAGTGTACGGTAAACGGCATTGGCGAACGCGCCGGTAACGCCGCGCTGGAAGAAATCGTCATGGCCATCAGGACGCGGCCGGACTATTATGATGTCACCACTTCGATAAATACCGAACTCATATATCCCGCCAGCCGCCTGGTCAGCCAGCGTACCGGTTTTGCGGTGCAGGCCAACAAATCTATCGTCGGCGCCAATGCCTTCCGCCACCAGTCCGGCATCCACCAGGACGGCGTCATCAAGATGCCCAAGACCTATGAGATCATGGACCCTCACTCAGTGGGCGTTCCGGCGTCCAGCTTGGTGCTGGGCAAGCTTTCAGGGCGGCACGCCTTCAAGGAGCGGCTGGCCGAACTGGGCTACAACCTGTCGGAGGCGGATTTCGACCGCGCTTTCGCCGCTTTTAAAGAACTGGCCGATAAAAAGAAAGAGATCGCCGACCGGGATATAGAATCGCTGGTGGCCGAAGAACAACGCACCGTGGTCGAAGCCTATCACCTCGACCGTGTCCAGGTGACCTGCGGCGATCGCGGCGTGCCCACGGCGGCGGTCCGCCTCATCGACCCCGACGGTAAAGTTTTGGAAGACGCCGCCCTCGGTACCGGACCGGTTGACGCTGTCTACAAGGCCATCAACCGGCTGGTGGGCGTGCCCAACCGGCTGACCGAATTCTCCATCACTTCGATAACCGCCGGTATAGATGCCATCGGCGAGGTGCTGATACGCATAGAGAGCGAAGGTGTTTCCTATTCCGGCCGCGGCGCCGACACGGACGTCATCGTCTCCAGCGCCAAAGCCTATATGAATGCGCTCAACCGTTTGCTGGCGGTGAAAATGAACGGACAGGAAAAGGCGGCGCGCAGCCGCCCCGAGTCCGGGGAAAGGACCTGA
- a CDS encoding SagB/ThcOx family dehydrogenase, with product MQEKIILPPPNLKGLISVEEAISKRRSHRSLSDQPVSLETLSQLLWSAQGITERSRHLRAVPSAGSTFPLEIFVVAGTFGIGGLAAGLYVYSPADHTFSPLRNGDFRQGLASEALGQQAIANAPVTLVITADYERTRGRYRNRTERYVHMEAGHAAQNVHLQAVGLGLGTVAIGAFDDSGVAAVLGLAANYAPLYIMPIGTTV from the coding sequence GTGCAAGAAAAGATAATTCTACCGCCGCCGAACTTAAAAGGACTCATCAGCGTCGAAGAAGCCATTAGCAAACGCCGTTCGCATCGCAGCCTGTCGGATCAACCTGTGTCTCTCGAAACGCTGTCGCAGTTGCTCTGGTCGGCCCAGGGGATCACCGAAAGATCGCGACACCTGCGGGCGGTGCCCAGCGCCGGGAGCACTTTCCCGCTGGAGATATTCGTCGTCGCCGGAACTTTTGGTATCGGGGGGCTGGCGGCGGGACTGTACGTGTATTCCCCAGCTGATCACACCTTTTCGCCATTACGAAACGGGGATTTCCGGCAGGGCCTGGCGAGCGAAGCGTTGGGACAGCAGGCCATTGCCAACGCGCCAGTAACACTGGTCATCACCGCCGATTATGAACGGACGAGAGGTCGCTACCGGAACCGCACCGAAAGATATGTCCACATGGAGGCCGGGCACGCGGCGCAGAATGTGCATCTCCAGGCGGTGGGGTTGGGGTTGGGGACGGTGGCTATCGGGGCGTTCGACGACAGCGGCGTGGCCGCGGTGCTGGGGCTAGCGGCCAATTACGCCCCGCTGTATATCATGCCGATCGGTACCACTGTTTAA
- the cimA gene encoding citramalate synthase, with protein sequence MVKVELYDTTLRDGAQREGISFSVLDKLRIAHKLDDFGVQFIEGGWPGANPKDNEFFQQALGAGFKHARLVAFGSTRKAGTAVEHDVNIKALLDSGAPVVTLVGKSSAPQVEKVLETSLDENINMVADSIRFLKSKGRTVFLDAEHFFDGYKADKEYSIKVLVAAAEAGAECLVLCDTNGGSLPDEIAGAVREVVAAVNVPVGIHAHNDAELAVANTIAAVKAGATQVQGTINGYGERCGNANLCSIIPALKLKMGIDVIPDESVGRLTELAHFVSEVANLAPDPFLPYVGHSAFTHKAGLHVSGLSRWTFAYQHIDPASVGNKPRTLVSELSGKTNIIQRAKEIGVDFSARGDEVRGLLERVKELESLGFQYENAEASFDLLVHRASPGYAAPFELIDFMVVVEKRRRAPTLACEHEEMMSEAVVKVRVNGEVMHTAAEGNGPVNALDAALRKALLPSYPALSRVRLNDFKVRILEESTGTGSIVRVLIESTDGVEEWHTVGASSNLIEASWLALVDGLEYCLIKDRS encoded by the coding sequence ATGGTTAAGGTTGAGCTTTACGATACAACGCTCCGCGACGGCGCCCAGCGGGAAGGAATTTCCTTCTCCGTTCTGGATAAACTGCGTATCGCCCACAAGCTCGACGATTTCGGTGTTCAGTTCATCGAAGGCGGCTGGCCCGGCGCCAATCCCAAGGATAACGAATTCTTCCAACAGGCCCTGGGAGCCGGCTTCAAACACGCCCGGCTCGTAGCCTTCGGCAGCACCCGCAAAGCTGGCACCGCCGTCGAACATGATGTGAACATAAAGGCTCTCCTGGATTCCGGCGCTCCGGTGGTTACCCTCGTCGGCAAGAGTTCGGCGCCGCAGGTGGAAAAGGTGCTGGAGACCAGCCTCGACGAGAACATCAATATGGTCGCTGATTCGATCCGCTTCCTCAAGTCGAAAGGCCGCACCGTATTCTTGGATGCCGAGCACTTTTTCGACGGCTACAAAGCGGATAAAGAGTATTCGATCAAAGTTCTTGTTGCCGCCGCTGAAGCCGGGGCGGAATGCCTGGTTCTGTGCGATACCAATGGCGGCAGTCTGCCGGATGAGATCGCCGGGGCGGTGCGGGAAGTTGTTGCGGCGGTGAACGTGCCGGTGGGCATCCACGCCCACAACGACGCTGAACTGGCGGTAGCCAACACCATCGCGGCGGTGAAAGCCGGCGCCACCCAGGTGCAGGGCACCATCAACGGTTACGGAGAGCGCTGCGGCAATGCCAACCTGTGCTCCATCATCCCGGCGCTCAAGCTCAAGATGGGCATAGACGTCATACCGGATGAATCTGTCGGGCGCCTCACGGAACTGGCCCATTTCGTCTCAGAGGTCGCCAACCTGGCGCCGGATCCGTTTTTGCCTTACGTCGGTCACTCCGCCTTCACCCATAAAGCCGGGCTGCATGTATCCGGCCTTTCCCGCTGGACCTTCGCCTATCAGCATATCGATCCGGCCTCCGTGGGCAATAAGCCGCGGACGCTGGTGTCGGAGCTTTCCGGCAAGACCAACATCATTCAACGGGCCAAAGAGATCGGCGTTGATTTCTCGGCCAGGGGTGATGAGGTCAGGGGTCTTCTGGAACGGGTCAAGGAGCTGGAAAGCCTCGGTTTTCAGTATGAGAACGCTGAAGCCTCGTTCGATCTTTTGGTCCACCGCGCCAGCCCCGGCTACGCGGCGCCCTTCGAGTTGATCGATTTCATGGTGGTCGTGGAAAAACGCCGCCGCGCCCCGACGCTGGCCTGTGAACATGAAGAGATGATGAGCGAGGCGGTCGTCAAAGTGCGGGTGAACGGTGAAGTGATGCACACCGCCGCGGAGGGCAACGGCCCGGTCAATGCCCTGGATGCGGCTTTGCGCAAGGCTCTCCTGCCGTCATACCCGGCCCTGTCTCGCGTCCGGTTGAACGACTTCAAAGTACGCATCCTGGAAGAAAGCACCGGCACCGGTTCGATTGTTCGCGTGCTTATTGAATCGACGGACGGCGTTGAAGAGTGGCATACCGTCGGCGCCTCATCCAACCTTATCGAGGCCAGTTGGCTGGCTTTGGTCGACGGTCTTGAATACTGCCTGATTAAAGATCGATCTTAA
- the leuB gene encoding 3-isopropylmalate dehydrogenase — MNFKITVLSGDGVGPEVMTEGLKVLAAVGSKYSHNFKLENKLIGGVAIDKTGSALPAETLKSCKKADAVLLAAVGDPRFDDPKLPVHPEDGLLALRKGLGLFANLRPVKVFDELVNASTLKPEVLKGTDFIFVRELTGGVYFGKPKKEWMTPKGRKATDSMTYSEQEIERIVRVGFELARSRKKRLVSVDKANVLKSSRLWRQVAIEVSSDYPDVMLTHALVDACAMQLIRTPTAFDVIVTENLFGDILSDEAAQLAGSMGMLPSASLAGIPVSGQPTFGLYEPIHGSAPTIAGKDIANPVATILSVAMMLRYSMGLETEALAIENSVDKILKQGYRTDDIMASGNTRVGTKKMGDLIAAEV, encoded by the coding sequence GTGAATTTCAAGATTACTGTTCTTTCGGGTGACGGCGTCGGGCCGGAGGTTATGACTGAGGGTCTCAAGGTATTGGCGGCTGTCGGTTCAAAATACAGCCATAATTTCAAATTGGAAAACAAACTTATCGGCGGCGTGGCTATCGACAAGACCGGGTCGGCATTACCGGCTGAAACACTGAAATCCTGTAAAAAAGCCGATGCCGTGTTGCTGGCGGCGGTGGGTGACCCGCGCTTCGACGATCCCAAGCTGCCGGTACACCCGGAAGACGGCCTGCTGGCGCTCAGGAAGGGGTTGGGGCTTTTCGCCAACCTGCGACCGGTGAAGGTATTCGACGAACTGGTAAATGCCAGCACCCTCAAACCTGAGGTGCTCAAGGGTACAGATTTCATCTTCGTCCGCGAACTCACCGGCGGCGTTTATTTCGGCAAGCCGAAAAAAGAATGGATGACGCCCAAAGGCCGCAAAGCCACCGATTCCATGACCTATTCCGAGCAGGAGATCGAGCGCATCGTCCGGGTCGGTTTTGAGCTGGCGCGGTCGCGCAAGAAAAGATTGGTTTCCGTGGATAAGGCCAACGTGCTCAAGTCGTCCCGGCTCTGGCGCCAGGTGGCTATCGAGGTCTCCAGCGATTATCCCGACGTGATGCTGACCCACGCGCTGGTGGATGCCTGCGCCATGCAGCTTATCCGCACCCCCACTGCCTTTGACGTCATCGTCACCGAGAATCTCTTCGGGGATATCCTCTCAGATGAAGCGGCGCAGCTCGCCGGTTCCATGGGCATGCTGCCCTCCGCCAGCCTGGCCGGCATACCGGTGTCCGGGCAGCCGACCTTTGGTTTGTACGAGCCGATCCACGGCAGCGCCCCGACCATCGCCGGAAAAGACATCGCCAACCCGGTCGCGACCATCCTTTCGGTAGCCATGATGCTGCGCTATTCTATGGGTCTGGAGACAGAGGCACTGGCGATCGAGAATTCCGTCGACAAGATCCTGAAGCAGGGCTATCGTACCGATGATATAATGGCGTCAGGCAACACTCGGGTCGGTACTAAAAAAATGGGAGACCTGATCGCCGCTGAGGTTTAA
- a CDS encoding MgtC/SapB family protein has protein sequence MVARLILAGLLGGLIGFQREKAGKAAGIRTLAIISIGAALFTMLSIFAFNSPDPARLAANIVTGIGFLGAGTIILRREEGLVEGMTTAATIWVSAAIGIAAGTGLYIIAIAATIIVLVVLVLPHTNGKGSKKSESS, from the coding sequence ATGGTTGCCCGTTTGATTTTAGCCGGTCTCTTAGGCGGGCTGATAGGTTTCCAGCGGGAAAAGGCCGGGAAAGCCGCGGGTATACGTACCCTGGCGATCATTTCCATCGGCGCGGCGCTGTTTACCATGCTTTCCATCTTCGCCTTCAACTCGCCTGATCCGGCGCGTTTGGCGGCCAATATCGTAACCGGTATCGGCTTTCTTGGCGCCGGAACCATCATCCTTCGGCGGGAGGAAGGCCTTGTCGAGGGCATGACCACCGCTGCCACCATCTGGGTGTCCGCCGCTATCGGCATCGCCGCCGGCACCGGGTTATACATTATCGCGATTGCTGCGACCATTATTGTTTTAGTGGTACTGGTGCTGCCTCACACCAACGGAAAAGGGAGTAAGAAAAGTGAATCTAGCTGA
- the leuC gene encoding 3-isopropylmalate dehydratase large subunit, with translation MNLAEKILAAHAGKEHVSPGDFISAKVDVILANDITAPIAIREFWKLGLEKVFDPKKIVLVPDHFVPNKDIASAEQAKILREFSRAQGVTFFECGQMGIEHVILHEKGLVMPGDVIIGADSHTCTYGALGAFATGMGSTDVASAMATGDIWMKVPPTIKFNYKGKLPKYVGGKDLILYTIGQIGVDGALYAAMEFGGEVIDKLSMEGRFTMANMAIEAGAKAGLFTPDKKAVAYAKGRSERKPVVFEPDADAAYQAVHEYDVSKMEPQVALPHLPSNVKPVSQVNRVYIDQVVIGSCTNGRFEDLQMAASILNGKKVNSNVRCIIIPGSQQVYLDALRSGYIEVFIEAGCAVSTPTCGPCLGGHMGILAAGEKCLATTNRNFIGRMGSPKSEVYLSNPAVAAASAIAGKIVSPEALA, from the coding sequence GTGAATCTAGCTGAAAAGATACTGGCCGCTCATGCCGGAAAAGAACATGTCAGTCCGGGTGATTTCATCAGCGCCAAGGTTGACGTGATCCTGGCCAACGATATCACCGCCCCCATCGCCATCCGCGAGTTCTGGAAACTGGGCCTTGAAAAGGTTTTCGATCCCAAGAAGATCGTCCTGGTGCCGGATCACTTCGTGCCCAACAAGGACATCGCTTCTGCTGAACAGGCCAAGATTCTGCGTGAGTTCTCGCGCGCCCAGGGAGTCACCTTTTTCGAGTGCGGCCAGATGGGCATCGAACACGTGATCCTGCATGAAAAAGGCCTGGTCATGCCGGGTGACGTGATTATCGGCGCTGATTCCCACACCTGCACCTACGGCGCCCTCGGCGCCTTCGCCACGGGTATGGGTTCCACCGATGTCGCCTCAGCCATGGCTACCGGTGACATCTGGATGAAGGTGCCGCCCACCATCAAGTTCAACTACAAAGGAAAGCTGCCCAAGTACGTCGGGGGCAAGGACCTCATCCTCTATACTATCGGCCAGATCGGCGTCGACGGGGCGCTCTACGCCGCCATGGAGTTCGGCGGTGAGGTTATCGATAAACTGTCCATGGAAGGCCGCTTCACCATGGCCAACATGGCTATTGAAGCCGGCGCCAAGGCCGGTTTGTTCACCCCGGATAAAAAGGCCGTAGCCTACGCCAAAGGCCGGAGCGAGCGCAAGCCGGTGGTCTTTGAGCCGGACGCTGACGCCGCCTATCAGGCTGTTCATGAATACGACGTCTCTAAAATGGAACCCCAGGTGGCGCTGCCCCACCTCCCCTCCAATGTGAAACCGGTAAGCCAGGTGAACCGGGTTTACATCGACCAGGTGGTCATCGGCTCCTGCACCAATGGCCGGTTCGAGGATCTCCAGATGGCAGCCAGCATCCTTAACGGCAAAAAGGTCAACTCCAACGTGCGCTGCATCATCATTCCCGGCTCGCAGCAGGTCTATCTGGACGCCCTGCGTTCCGGTTACATCGAGGTCTTCATCGAGGCTGGCTGCGCCGTGTCCACGCCCACCTGCGGCCCCTGCCTCGGCGGTCACATGGGCATCCTGGCCGCCGGCGAAAAATGCCTAGCCACCACCAACCGCAACTTCATCGGCCGCATGGGCAGCCCCAAGAGTGAGGTTTACCTGTCCAACCCGGCGGTGGCTGCGGCCAGCGCCATCGCCGGCAAGATCGTCTCACCAGAGGCGTTGGCGTGA